In one Silene latifolia isolate original U9 population chromosome 10, ASM4854445v1, whole genome shotgun sequence genomic region, the following are encoded:
- the LOC141606755 gene encoding membrane steroid-binding protein 2-like isoform X2: MERASRIFFGLFRSSSSSSSYDQQSRSSDEEMKPLPPPVQLGEITEEELKQYDGSDNDKPLLMAIKGLIYDVSQSRMFYGPGGPYALFAGKDASRALAKMSFEDKDLTGDISGLGPFELEALQDWEYKFMSKYVKVGTIKSNLHNKSSSGMMDTNRETLPNLMMTLPKLELTEGRYFCLT, translated from the exons ATGGAAAGAGCTTCCAGAATCT TTTTTGGGTTATTTCGATCATCATCAAGTTCATCATCTTATGATCAACAGTCCAGATCTTCTGATGAAGAAATGAAACCGTTACCTCCACCTGTACAGTTAGGCGAGATTACTGAAGAAGAGTTGAAACAGTATGATGGGTCTGATAATGATAAACCTTTGCTTATGGCTATTAAAGGTCTGATCTATGATGTTTCTCAAAGCAG AATGTTTTATGGCCCAGGTGGACCGTACGCGTTGTTTGCAGGCAAAGATGCTAGCAGAGCTCTCGCCAAGATGTCATTTGAAGATAAAGATTTGACCGGTGATATCTCTGGTCTCGGTCCTTTTGAACTTGAAGCCTTACAAGACTGGGAATACAAGTTCATGAGTAAATATGTTAAGGTTGGAACTATTAAGAGCAATCTTCATAATAAATCGTCTTCTG GGATGATGGATACAAATCGCGAAACTCTACCTAACCTGATGATGACCTTACCTAAGCTTGAGTTGACCGAAGGACGATATTTTTGCCTGACTTGA
- the LOC141606755 gene encoding membrane steroid-binding protein 2-like isoform X1 has translation MALELWETLKVEITVYTGLCPATFFTVVALSLAFYHAVFGLFRSSSSSSSYDQQSRSSDEEMKPLPPPVQLGEITEEELKQYDGSDNDKPLLMAIKGLIYDVSQSRMFYGPGGPYALFAGKDASRALAKMSFEDKDLTGDISGLGPFELEALQDWEYKFMSKYVKVGTIKSNLHNKSSSGMMDTNRETLPNLMMTLPKLELTEGRYFCLT, from the exons ATGGCCTTAGAACTATGGGAAACACTGAAAGTTGAAATAACAGTATACACAGGATTATGTCCTGCAACATTTTTCACTGTAGTAGCATTAAGTTTAGCTTTTTACCATGCAGTTTTTGGGTTATTTCGATCATCATCAAGTTCATCATCTTATGATCAACAGTCCAGATCTTCTGATGAAGAAATGAAACCGTTACCTCCACCTGTACAGTTAGGCGAGATTACTGAAGAAGAGTTGAAACAGTATGATGGGTCTGATAATGATAAACCTTTGCTTATGGCTATTAAAGGTCTGATCTATGATGTTTCTCAAAGCAG AATGTTTTATGGCCCAGGTGGACCGTACGCGTTGTTTGCAGGCAAAGATGCTAGCAGAGCTCTCGCCAAGATGTCATTTGAAGATAAAGATTTGACCGGTGATATCTCTGGTCTCGGTCCTTTTGAACTTGAAGCCTTACAAGACTGGGAATACAAGTTCATGAGTAAATATGTTAAGGTTGGAACTATTAAGAGCAATCTTCATAATAAATCGTCTTCTG GGATGATGGATACAAATCGCGAAACTCTACCTAACCTGATGATGACCTTACCTAAGCTTGAGTTGACCGAAGGACGATATTTTTGCCTGACTTGA